A part of Agrobacterium vitis genomic DNA contains:
- a CDS encoding carbohydrate ABC transporter permease, with amino-acid sequence MSGFSSSHNRLGDRIVLGLVVLLSLVMLLPILWVIGLSLKENSVLMADPNSVFHPPYIISNYLNIIQTSSVFRWILNSLIVSISLTIGTLILSSLAGYGFARLNFPGRDVLFVIVLFGLAVPEQAVLVARHQIFSMLSLHNTYPGLVLPGLSSAFGVFLMTQYFRAIPHDLDEAALLDNASRFRIFWKVLLPLTLPAQATLGIFTFLASWNDYFWPLISASRKDMYTLTVGLASTQTNFGQSEGLGFLMAQAVFAGAPILIIYLFFQKYIVTAVSGAAVR; translated from the coding sequence ATGAGCGGCTTTTCCTCCTCTCACAACAGGCTTGGCGACCGGATCGTTCTTGGGCTGGTCGTGCTGTTATCGCTCGTGATGCTTTTGCCGATACTCTGGGTGATCGGATTGTCGCTGAAGGAAAACAGTGTGCTGATGGCCGACCCCAATTCGGTGTTTCATCCGCCCTATATCATCAGCAACTATCTCAATATAATCCAGACATCCTCGGTGTTTCGCTGGATTCTCAACAGCCTGATCGTCTCCATCAGCCTGACCATCGGTACGCTGATCCTGTCGTCGCTGGCTGGCTACGGCTTTGCCCGGCTGAATTTTCCGGGCCGAGACGTGCTGTTCGTGATCGTTCTGTTCGGGCTCGCGGTGCCGGAACAGGCGGTTCTGGTTGCCCGCCACCAGATTTTCAGCATGTTGAGCCTGCACAATACCTATCCGGGCCTTGTGCTACCCGGCCTATCCAGCGCTTTCGGCGTTTTTCTGATGACGCAATATTTCCGGGCCATCCCGCACGATCTGGATGAGGCGGCCCTGCTGGACAATGCTAGTCGCTTTCGGATCTTCTGGAAGGTGCTTTTGCCTCTGACACTGCCCGCCCAGGCGACGCTTGGCATTTTCACGTTCCTGGCGTCCTGGAACGACTATTTCTGGCCGCTGATTTCCGCCTCCAGGAAGGACATGTATACGCTGACGGTCGGCCTTGCCTCGACCCAGACCAATTTCGGCCAGTCCGAAGGTCTCGGCTTCCTGATGGCGCAGGCGGTGTTTGCTGGAGCGCCTATCCTTATCATCTATCTGTTTTTCCAGAAATATATCGTCACGGCGGTGTCGGGGGCAGCCGTTCGCTAG
- a CDS encoding extracellular solute-binding protein, whose amino-acid sequence MKAKPVKSRIMKLMRTAIPVVALMTAHAAFAAEPVELNVQRFFGACDAEYGSNTDVSKSVGECGIMTSLINKFNADNPDIHVSVATVEWPGYDQLNAQFASNDPPDIVTIHESALSDYQSKNLIMPLDELLATQGIKPETFTEAARQGATKDGKFYGLPIDSWTMLYHINMDLFKQAGLVNADGTPILPKSPEELLAQAEQFKQKTGKPYFVQNLANETALYMRNLYTYLFQQNSDFFADPTHIKLDTPEAKRVVEMYKTIFAKGYTTKDMDYGASITAFLAGAGGVHLNGTWMIGDYNASAAKPGTALNKGGYAVYPYPQLFSGDHAQFADGHTWAVSVKDRTPEQTKAVARFLKFFVDNDFDWSRTGHLPSVQAVLNSDAFKALPHRDTVSDIAQLGRPLPSQVQRQFPIQDIIGEEMSAAVTGQKDVDAALKDAQSRVNDLLGNL is encoded by the coding sequence ATGAAAGCCAAGCCAGTCAAATCGAGGATCATGAAACTGATGCGCACCGCCATTCCGGTGGTGGCATTGATGACTGCTCATGCCGCCTTTGCGGCGGAGCCGGTGGAACTGAACGTCCAAAGGTTCTTTGGCGCCTGCGATGCCGAATATGGCAGCAATACAGACGTCAGCAAGTCGGTCGGCGAATGTGGAATCATGACCTCGCTGATCAACAAGTTCAATGCCGACAACCCGGATATCCATGTCTCGGTGGCGACGGTGGAATGGCCGGGCTACGACCAGCTCAACGCACAATTTGCCTCCAATGATCCGCCTGACATCGTCACGATCCATGAATCGGCCCTGTCGGATTATCAGTCCAAAAACCTGATCATGCCGCTGGATGAGCTTTTGGCCACACAAGGCATCAAGCCTGAAACCTTTACCGAGGCGGCGCGGCAGGGGGCGACCAAGGACGGCAAGTTCTACGGATTGCCGATCGACAGCTGGACCATGCTCTACCATATCAATATGGATCTGTTTAAGCAGGCGGGTCTCGTCAATGCCGACGGCACGCCGATCCTGCCGAAATCCCCGGAAGAGCTTCTGGCCCAGGCCGAACAGTTCAAGCAGAAGACCGGCAAGCCTTATTTCGTGCAGAACCTTGCCAATGAGACGGCGCTCTATATGCGCAATCTCTATACTTATCTTTTCCAGCAAAACTCCGACTTCTTCGCCGATCCGACCCATATCAAGCTCGACACGCCTGAGGCCAAGCGGGTGGTGGAGATGTACAAGACCATCTTTGCCAAGGGCTATACCACCAAGGACATGGATTACGGCGCCTCGATCACCGCCTTTCTGGCCGGTGCGGGCGGTGTTCATCTGAACGGCACCTGGATGATTGGCGATTATAATGCCTCGGCTGCCAAGCCGGGCACGGCGCTGAACAAGGGCGGTTATGCCGTTTATCCCTATCCGCAGCTGTTTTCTGGCGACCACGCGCAGTTTGCCGATGGTCATACCTGGGCTGTTTCCGTCAAGGACCGCACGCCCGAGCAGACCAAGGCGGTGGCGCGGTTCCTGAAATTCTTCGTCGACAATGATTTCGATTGGTCGCGCACCGGCCACCTGCCATCTGTGCAGGCTGTGCTGAACTCGGATGCCTTCAAGGCCCTGCCACACCGCGATACCGTGTCTGATATCGCCCAGCTTGGCCGGCCGCTGCCGTCGCAAGTGCAACGCCAGTTCCCGATCCAGGATATTATTGGTGAAGAAATGAGCGCTGCCGTAACCGGTCAGAAGGATGTCGATGCGGCATTGAAGGATGCTCAAAGCCGGGTGAATGACCTGCTTGGCAATCTCTAA
- a CDS encoding 6,7-dimethyl-8-ribityllumazine synthase: MTIAARLEPNRIAVIRARWHAGIVDQCVNAFVTEWQALGGTAAEIDIVDVPGALEIPLHAQTLAKTGKYRAILGCALVVDGGIYRHDFVAATVLDGMMRVQLDTEVPVLSAVLTPHNFQESEAHIAFFREHFVLKGKEAASACHAILAARAEVLMTVL; encoded by the coding sequence ATGACTATCGCAGCAAGACTTGAACCAAACCGCATTGCCGTCATCCGCGCCCGCTGGCATGCCGGGATCGTTGATCAATGCGTAAACGCCTTCGTCACCGAATGGCAGGCGCTTGGCGGGACCGCCGCCGAGATCGACATTGTCGATGTTCCCGGCGCATTGGAAATTCCGCTTCACGCCCAGACGCTTGCCAAAACCGGAAAATATCGCGCCATCCTCGGCTGTGCGCTGGTGGTGGATGGCGGCATCTACCGCCATGATTTCGTGGCGGCCACCGTCCTGGACGGCATGATGCGCGTGCAGCTCGATACAGAGGTGCCGGTGCTTTCGGCTGTACTGACGCCGCATAACTTCCAGGAAAGCGAAGCGCATATCGCCTTCTTCCGTGAGCATTTCGTCCTCAAGGGCAAAGAGGCCGCCTCCGCCTGCCACGCCATTCTGGCGGCCCGCGCCGAAGTGCTGATGACGGTGCTGTAA
- a CDS encoding LysR family transcriptional regulator, translating into MQSPRRFLPSLHLLSAFEAAARTGSVTAAARELSLTQSAVSRQIKALEEQLGVELFHRERQTIRLTAGGNIYAREIRDALRIISTASLTLKANPFGGTLNLAILPTFGTRWLAPRLPGFLSRHPGITINLVTKLSYFDFRLEPVDAAIHFGLADWQGAEMSLLRSETVIPACSPELRDTYRFQTPLDLRQAPLLHLTTRPDAWERWLASNDVQSDQVRGMLFDQFATAAQAAMAGLGVALLPEFLIEEEMASGRLVKAIDRPMQSTEAYYLVWPNERGSHPPLQAFRDWILEETADDRR; encoded by the coding sequence ATGCAAAGTCCTCGCCGTTTCCTGCCCTCCCTGCATCTTCTTTCGGCTTTTGAGGCAGCGGCCCGTACCGGCAGCGTCACGGCGGCAGCGCGGGAATTGAGCCTGACGCAAAGCGCGGTCAGCCGGCAGATCAAGGCGCTGGAAGAGCAGCTTGGCGTCGAGCTGTTTCACCGCGAACGCCAGACGATCCGGCTCACGGCAGGCGGCAATATCTATGCCCGTGAAATCCGCGATGCGCTGCGGATCATCAGCACCGCGTCCCTGACACTGAAGGCCAATCCGTTCGGAGGAACACTCAATCTCGCCATCCTGCCAACCTTCGGCACCCGATGGCTGGCCCCGCGCCTGCCGGGATTTCTCAGCCGTCACCCCGGCATCACCATCAATCTCGTCACCAAGCTTTCCTATTTCGATTTTCGGCTGGAGCCGGTCGATGCCGCCATCCACTTCGGCCTGGCCGATTGGCAGGGCGCGGAAATGTCGCTGCTGCGCTCTGAAACCGTCATTCCAGCCTGTAGCCCTGAGCTGCGCGACACCTACCGGTTTCAGACCCCACTGGATCTGCGCCAGGCCCCTCTTCTCCACCTCACCACCCGCCCCGATGCCTGGGAACGCTGGCTGGCCAGCAATGATGTGCAATCCGACCAGGTGCGGGGCATGTTGTTTGACCAGTTTGCAACAGCCGCTCAAGCCGCGATGGCAGGGCTTGGCGTCGCGCTGCTGCCTGAATTCCTGATCGAAGAAGAAATGGCCTCCGGTCGCCTGGTCAAGGCTATTGATAGGCCGATGCAAAGCACCGAGGCCTATTACCTCGTCTGGCCAAATGAGCGTGGTTCACACCCGCCTTTGCAGGCCTTTCGAGACTGGATATTGGAAGAAACCGCAGACGACAGACGTTAA
- a CDS encoding NAD(P)/FAD-dependent oxidoreductase — translation MQGNPRSHGLWERTAPSPPSTSALTEHLIADVVVVGGGYTGLSAALHLAEAGVSVVLLEAVEIGFGGAGRNVGLINGGMWVMPDDVPKVLGPVHGERALKQLGEAPLLVRETIEKHDIACELETNGTLHLAVGSTGLEELQNRHRQWVARGAPVELLSAEETAFRVGSTAYAGSLFDPRAGTLQPLAYARGLAAAAIRAGVRIFTGSPVVETEREGESWVVKTASGHVSCRWIIVSTDAYSTGPWKSVREEQMHLPYFNFATVPLGENLRRSLLANREGCWDTREILSSFRMDQAGRLVFGSVGALRHGGAAVHRAWAKRSLKRLFPQLGDVEFEMEWYGKIGMTSDAVPRFHRFAKRVVGFSGYNGRGIAPGTTFGRTLAQLVLGEIGEADLPLPLSEPETIALRTVKEIYYEAGAQIAHLSDSRF, via the coding sequence ATGCAGGGGAATCCAAGATCGCACGGGCTATGGGAGCGAACCGCCCCATCGCCGCCGTCCACATCGGCACTTACCGAACACCTGATTGCCGATGTCGTCGTGGTCGGCGGCGGCTATACCGGCCTATCTGCCGCCTTGCATCTGGCCGAGGCCGGGGTTTCGGTCGTGTTGCTGGAAGCGGTCGAGATCGGCTTTGGCGGTGCGGGTCGCAATGTCGGGTTGATCAATGGCGGCATGTGGGTGATGCCGGATGACGTGCCCAAGGTGCTTGGTCCCGTGCATGGAGAGCGGGCGCTGAAGCAATTGGGCGAAGCGCCGCTCTTGGTGCGCGAGACAATCGAAAAACACGATATCGCTTGTGAGTTGGAAACCAATGGCACGCTGCATCTGGCCGTCGGCAGCACCGGGCTGGAGGAATTGCAGAACCGTCACCGGCAATGGGTGGCACGCGGTGCGCCGGTCGAGCTTCTGTCTGCCGAGGAAACGGCATTTCGCGTCGGAAGCACTGCCTATGCCGGTTCGCTGTTTGATCCCCGGGCGGGAACTCTGCAACCGCTTGCCTATGCGCGGGGGCTTGCTGCTGCGGCCATTCGCGCCGGTGTGCGGATTTTCACCGGCAGTCCGGTGGTGGAAACTGAGCGGGAAGGCGAGAGCTGGGTGGTCAAGACCGCGTCCGGCCATGTGTCCTGCCGCTGGATTATCGTGTCCACCGATGCCTATTCCACCGGTCCCTGGAAAAGTGTGCGGGAAGAGCAGATGCATCTTCCCTATTTCAACTTTGCCACTGTGCCGCTTGGCGAAAATCTGCGTCGCTCCTTGTTGGCGAACCGCGAGGGCTGTTGGGATACCAGGGAAATCCTCTCATCCTTCCGCATGGATCAGGCCGGTCGGCTGGTATTCGGCAGTGTCGGGGCGTTGCGCCATGGCGGGGCGGCAGTCCACCGGGCCTGGGCCAAGCGCAGCCTGAAGCGGCTGTTTCCGCAATTGGGCGATGTCGAGTTCGAGATGGAATGGTATGGCAAGATCGGCATGACAAGCGATGCCGTGCCGCGCTTCCACCGCTTTGCCAAGCGGGTTGTCGGCTTTAGCGGCTATAATGGCCGTGGCATTGCGCCCGGCACGACTTTCGGGCGGACATTGGCGCAATTGGTTCTGGGCGAGATCGGCGAGGCGGATCTGCCCTTGCCGCTATCCGAGCCGGAGACCATTGCGTTGCGCACGGTAAAGGAAATCTACTACGAGGCGGGCGCGCAAATCGCTCATTTGTCGGATAGCCGGTTCTGA
- the amaB gene encoding L-piperidine-6-carboxylate dehydrogenase, whose protein sequence is MSKLNLPADVSRILANLGVSAGTLSGGSLAVTSPVDGSTLATLATVSSDEASKAIDNAHAAFLAWRLVPAPKRGELVRLLGEELRAHKDDLGRLVSIEVGKITSEGLGEVQEMIDICDFAVGLSRQLYGLTIATERGEHRMMETWHPLGVTGIISAFNFPVAVWCWNAALALVCGNSTVWKPSEKTPITALATQAIFEKAVRRYVAAGGSAPDGLSTVLIGERVIGEVLVDHPKVPLVSATGSTAMGRAVGPRLAARFARSILELGGNNAAIVGPTADLDLTLRGVAFAAMGTAGQRCTTLRRLFVHDSVYDTLVPRLIKAYGSVTIGNPLETGTLVGPLIDGRAFEAMQTALTAAKAAGGVVHGGMRVREEEAASAYYVRPALVEMPSQTGPVKDETFAPILYVIRYSDFDAALALNNDVLQGLSSSIFTNDLREAEAFLSDRGSDCGIANVNIGPSGAEIGGAFGGEKETGGGRESGSDAWKAYMRRATNTVNFGRSLPLAQGVKFDVE, encoded by the coding sequence ATGTCGAAACTCAACCTGCCTGCCGATGTATCGCGCATTCTTGCAAATCTCGGTGTTTCCGCCGGGACTTTGTCGGGCGGTTCGCTGGCGGTCACGTCGCCTGTCGATGGCAGCACGCTCGCGACGCTTGCAACAGTGTCCAGCGATGAGGCAAGCAAGGCCATCGACAATGCACATGCCGCTTTCCTGGCGTGGCGCCTGGTGCCAGCCCCCAAGCGCGGCGAATTGGTGCGCTTGCTGGGCGAAGAATTGCGTGCGCATAAGGACGATCTCGGTCGTCTCGTGTCCATTGAGGTTGGCAAGATCACCTCCGAAGGGCTTGGCGAAGTGCAGGAAATGATCGACATCTGCGATTTCGCGGTCGGCCTGTCGCGTCAGCTTTACGGCCTGACCATCGCCACCGAACGCGGCGAACACAGGATGATGGAAACCTGGCATCCGCTCGGCGTCACCGGCATTATCTCGGCCTTCAATTTCCCGGTTGCCGTCTGGTGCTGGAATGCGGCGCTGGCGCTGGTTTGCGGCAATTCGACGGTCTGGAAGCCCTCGGAAAAGACGCCTATTACCGCCCTAGCCACCCAGGCGATTTTCGAAAAAGCCGTCCGCCGTTATGTGGCGGCTGGCGGCAGCGCGCCGGACGGGCTTTCGACCGTGCTGATCGGTGAGCGCGTCATTGGCGAAGTGCTGGTGGATCATCCGAAAGTGCCACTGGTTTCGGCCACCGGTTCGACAGCCATGGGCCGGGCGGTCGGTCCGCGTCTGGCGGCTCGCTTTGCCCGCTCGATCCTTGAACTGGGTGGCAATAACGCCGCCATTGTCGGCCCAACTGCCGATCTCGACCTGACCCTGCGCGGCGTCGCCTTTGCCGCCATGGGCACGGCTGGCCAGCGCTGCACGACGCTGCGTCGCCTGTTCGTGCATGACAGCGTTTACGACACGTTGGTGCCCCGGCTGATCAAGGCCTATGGCTCTGTCACCATCGGCAATCCGTTGGAGACCGGCACGCTGGTTGGACCGTTGATCGATGGCCGCGCCTTTGAAGCGATGCAAACGGCGCTGACCGCGGCAAAAGCTGCTGGCGGCGTGGTGCATGGCGGCATGCGGGTACGCGAAGAAGAGGCTGCTTCGGCCTATTACGTGCGCCCCGCCTTGGTGGAAATGCCTTCCCAGACCGGGCCTGTGAAGGATGAAACCTTTGCGCCAATCCTCTATGTGATCCGCTATAGCGATTTTGATGCCGCATTGGCGCTGAATAACGATGTGCTGCAGGGCCTGTCCTCCTCGATCTTCACCAATGACCTGCGCGAAGCCGAGGCTTTTCTATCGGATCGCGGCTCCGATTGCGGCATTGCCAATGTCAATATCGGCCCATCCGGTGCTGAAATCGGCGGCGCGTTCGGGGGCGAAAAGGAAACCGGCGGTGGGCGCGAATCCGGCTCGGATGCCTGGAAGGCCTATATGCGCCGTGCCACCAATACGGTGAATTTCGGACGCTCGCTGCCCTTGGCCCAGGGCGTGAAATTCGACGTCGAGTAA